A region from the Leptospira venezuelensis genome encodes:
- a CDS encoding UDP-glucuronic acid decarboxylase family protein, whose product MANRVLVTGGAGFIGSHLCERLIQEGNEVICVDNFHTGRKKNVEKLLSHPRFELIRHDITEPIRLEIDQIYNFACPASPIHYQSNAIKTIKTNVLGTTNMLGLAKRVKARILQASTSEVYGNPIEHPQKETYWGNVNPIGIRSCYDEGKRVAETLCFDYHRNHKVDIRVIRIFNTYGPRMLPDDGRVVSNFVVQALAGKDITVYGDGSQTRSFCYVDDLVDGIIRMMNTQDFIGPVNLGNDGEFTVKELAELVLKETGSSSKIIYKTLPQDDPARRKPDLTLARQKLGYEPKVPLLEGIRKTVDYFKNHLD is encoded by the coding sequence ATGGCTAATAGAGTGCTAGTGACCGGCGGAGCCGGATTTATCGGATCTCATCTATGCGAAAGATTGATACAAGAAGGTAACGAGGTTATCTGCGTTGATAACTTTCACACGGGAAGAAAGAAGAATGTTGAAAAGCTCCTTTCTCACCCTCGTTTCGAACTAATACGTCATGATATCACTGAGCCGATTCGACTCGAAATTGATCAGATTTACAACTTTGCCTGCCCTGCGAGCCCGATTCATTATCAATCCAACGCAATTAAAACTATTAAGACTAATGTACTCGGAACTACGAATATGTTAGGACTTGCTAAAAGAGTTAAAGCTAGGATTTTACAAGCCTCTACCAGCGAAGTTTATGGAAACCCGATTGAACATCCTCAGAAAGAAACATATTGGGGGAATGTAAATCCAATCGGTATCAGAAGTTGTTACGATGAAGGAAAGAGGGTCGCTGAAACTCTTTGTTTCGATTATCACAGAAATCATAAAGTGGACATAAGAGTTATTCGTATCTTCAACACTTACGGACCTCGGATGCTCCCTGATGATGGAAGGGTTGTAAGTAATTTTGTTGTCCAAGCACTTGCAGGAAAGGATATCACAGTTTATGGAGATGGTTCTCAAACCAGATCTTTCTGTTATGTGGATGATCTTGTAGATGGTATTATTAGAATGATGAATACCCAGGATTTCATTGGACCTGTAAACTTGGGGAACGACGGAGAGTTTACTGTCAAAGAATTAGCGGAGTTAGTTTTAAAAGAGACCGGCTCTTCTTCCAAGATTATTTATAAAACTCTTCCTCAAGACGATCCTGCCCGTAGAAAGCCCGATCTGACTTTAGCTAGACAAAAACTGGGTTACGAACCTAAAGTTCCTTTATTAGAAGGAATCAGGAAAACGGTCGATTATTTCAAAAATCACTTGGATTAA
- the hisS gene encoding histidine--tRNA ligase, producing the protein MEKQKAFLPTAPYKGTRDFYPDEMRFRNWMFSVMRKTVQSFGYEEYDGPILESFELYLAKSGEEIVQRQLYNFTDKGDRHVAIRPEMTPTLARMVAGEVRNLAKPIRWFSIPNLWRYEQPGKGRLREHWQLNVDLFGVNSYRAEVEIILIANAILENFKAPKGSYQIKVSHRGILDSFLNQTLSLAPEKAHAVSKLLDKKSKISKEAFEEEIKPLLSNPEKQLTLIYKYLDTNLQTIGKLEGIDPSSVEFIRNLFSDLASLGIKDQLEFDPSIIRGFDYYTGCIFEVFDTNPENRRSLYGGGRYDNLIGLFSNEQLSGIGFGLGDVTFKNFLEGHGLVPKNLNSKNAVLIPLMDDKVFPEVLKLAEELRKEGIGVETMLESAKLGKQIQTAEKKGYRFLIFLGESELSENKVQLKDIASGEQSSVPRSDLISILRKSLLG; encoded by the coding sequence TTGGAAAAACAGAAAGCCTTTTTACCCACAGCCCCTTACAAGGGAACGAGAGATTTTTATCCGGACGAAATGAGATTCCGAAATTGGATGTTTTCCGTAATGAGGAAGACTGTCCAATCTTTCGGTTATGAAGAATACGACGGCCCAATCCTAGAATCTTTCGAACTCTATCTCGCAAAAAGCGGAGAAGAGATCGTCCAACGACAACTCTATAATTTTACAGACAAAGGAGATCGCCATGTAGCGATCCGTCCTGAAATGACCCCGACTCTCGCAAGAATGGTTGCAGGAGAAGTTAGAAATCTTGCTAAGCCGATCCGCTGGTTTTCCATCCCAAACTTATGGAGATATGAACAACCAGGCAAAGGACGTCTCAGAGAACATTGGCAGCTCAATGTAGATCTATTCGGTGTAAATTCCTATAGAGCAGAAGTTGAGATCATTCTGATCGCAAACGCAATTTTAGAAAATTTCAAAGCTCCTAAAGGAAGTTATCAGATCAAGGTTTCTCACAGAGGAATTTTGGATTCATTCTTGAACCAAACTCTTTCTTTAGCTCCTGAAAAAGCTCATGCAGTTTCCAAACTTTTAGACAAAAAATCCAAGATCAGCAAAGAAGCTTTCGAAGAAGAGATCAAACCTCTGCTTTCAAATCCGGAAAAACAATTAACTCTGATCTATAAATACTTAGATACCAATCTACAAACTATCGGAAAATTAGAAGGTATAGATCCTTCTTCCGTTGAATTTATCCGAAATCTATTTTCAGATCTTGCTTCTCTTGGGATCAAAGACCAATTAGAATTCGATCCTTCTATCATTCGTGGCTTTGATTATTATACCGGTTGTATTTTCGAAGTATTCGATACCAATCCTGAAAACAGAAGATCCTTGTACGGCGGAGGAAGATACGATAACTTGATCGGATTATTCTCCAATGAGCAACTTTCGGGGATCGGTTTTGGATTGGGTGATGTAACCTTCAAAAACTTTTTAGAAGGGCATGGCCTGGTCCCGAAAAATCTGAATTCTAAAAATGCCGTTTTAATTCCTTTGATGGACGATAAAGTTTTTCCAGAAGTTCTGAAACTTGCTGAAGAACTTAGGAAAGAAGGAATCGGAGTGGAAACAATGCTCGAGTCAGCAAAACTCGGCAAACAAATCCAGACGGCAGAAAAAAAGGGGTATCGTTTCCTGATCTTCTTAGGAGAATCCGAACTCTCCGAAAATAAGGTTCAGTTAAAAGATATTGCTTCAGGAGAACAATCTTCTGTCCCTAGATCCGACCTAATCTCCATTTTACGGAAATCCTTACTTGGATAA
- a CDS encoding tetratricopeptide repeat protein, protein MRRKTYRKILVLKPVNLLLLPVLLFFSCLYPIRNNEQIENDPMFLYLPATDYTREKVDSVKSPWEAKTHRGKAILAPEKNNVGVLFVRFSLIDDAEEEFLSSQKLLSNNPIPSLNLLRLYYLVDDISEAKKFLEKFLKQSPPIERKKFENLLIEAQRDEELVIYRDALSTIPGQEIYAWEGLAEYFFSKQEWSKSYYYLEKILQQSPFHKNARGLMLKMAHILEKWDDVLVFGLSLSGTGERIPELEYYIAHAYCEKRRYAEALDWLHKAPESEKESLVFLELWKLSLLSKNPKADVSPLLPYFRKLKTKGLQFTEEEFFPTLTPEGKEAADRVRYGR, encoded by the coding sequence ATGCGCAGAAAAACTTACAGGAAAATCCTAGTTCTGAAACCGGTTAATCTCCTTCTTTTACCTGTTCTTCTATTCTTCTCTTGTTTATATCCAATACGAAACAATGAACAGATCGAAAACGATCCGATGTTTCTGTATCTTCCTGCTACAGATTACACAAGGGAGAAGGTTGACTCAGTAAAAAGTCCTTGGGAAGCAAAAACTCATAGAGGAAAAGCAATCCTTGCTCCTGAAAAAAATAATGTGGGAGTCCTATTCGTAAGGTTTTCTCTTATAGATGACGCAGAAGAAGAATTCTTAAGTTCGCAAAAACTTCTTTCTAATAACCCGATACCTTCACTGAATTTATTACGTTTATATTATCTAGTGGATGATATCTCTGAGGCCAAAAAATTCCTGGAAAAATTCCTAAAACAATCTCCTCCAATTGAACGCAAAAAATTCGAGAATCTTCTTATAGAAGCTCAAAGAGACGAAGAACTTGTGATTTATAGAGATGCGCTATCTACCATTCCTGGCCAAGAAATTTATGCTTGGGAAGGCTTAGCAGAATACTTCTTTTCCAAGCAAGAATGGTCCAAAAGTTATTATTATTTGGAAAAGATATTACAACAAAGTCCATTTCATAAAAATGCAAGAGGTCTGATGCTAAAAATGGCCCATATCTTGGAGAAATGGGATGATGTTTTAGTTTTCGGACTCAGCCTAAGCGGTACCGGAGAAAGAATTCCTGAATTGGAATACTATATCGCGCATGCTTATTGCGAAAAAAGAAGATATGCAGAAGCATTGGATTGGCTGCATAAAGCTCCCGAATCAGAAAAGGAATCACTTGTATTCTTAGAATTATGGAAACTTTCTCTACTTTCTAAAAATCCGAAAGCAGATGTTTCTCCACTTCTTCCTTATTTTAGAAAATTGAAAACTAAAGGACTCCAATTCACTGAAGAGGAATTTTTTCCTACTCTAACTCCAGAAGGAAAAGAAGCGGCAGATAGAGTTCGTTATGGACGATAA
- a CDS encoding Re/Si-specific NAD(P)(+) transhydrogenase subunit alpha: MNIGVLKEAKEETRVAVTPDVVDALKKIGASVIIEKGAGEGSYFSDEDYKKAGATIQSRADILKKSDLVVSIHLADGASLSKIKKGAFYLGMFQPAVNPQVVKKLAAQKVTVLSLDAIARITRAQSMDVLSSQATVAGYKAVLIASTYLTRFFPMLTTAAGTITPASVLIIGAGVAGLQAIASSRRLGAVVDVFDTRPEVKEQVQSLGAKFVEVEGATHSAAAGGYAVEQTEDYKKRQQEAIEKFAAKADVIITTALIPGRKAPIIITKKIVDRMKAGSVVVDLASPNGGNCEYTQHGKVVLTKNGVSIVGHQNLAGSLPSDASRMFAKNVLNYLKLLVKEKKINFDLNDEVIASTTITHEGEIRHKLTLDALGGSKQEGKKPAAKKKA; the protein is encoded by the coding sequence ATGAATATCGGAGTTTTAAAAGAAGCTAAGGAAGAAACTAGAGTAGCGGTAACGCCAGACGTAGTTGATGCCTTAAAAAAAATCGGTGCTTCTGTTATCATCGAGAAAGGCGCTGGAGAAGGTTCTTATTTCTCTGACGAAGATTATAAAAAAGCCGGAGCGACCATTCAATCTCGCGCGGACATCCTGAAAAAATCCGACCTAGTTGTGAGCATTCACTTAGCGGACGGAGCAAGCTTATCTAAGATTAAAAAAGGAGCTTTCTATTTAGGAATGTTCCAACCTGCGGTGAATCCTCAGGTAGTTAAAAAGCTTGCCGCTCAAAAAGTTACAGTATTGAGCTTGGATGCGATTGCTCGTATCACTCGCGCTCAGTCCATGGACGTTCTTTCGTCTCAAGCAACGGTTGCTGGATATAAAGCTGTTCTTATAGCTTCCACTTATTTGACTAGATTCTTCCCAATGTTGACTACTGCTGCAGGAACAATTACTCCTGCTTCTGTGCTTATCATTGGTGCTGGTGTTGCAGGCTTACAAGCAATCGCAAGTTCCAGAAGATTAGGCGCAGTAGTGGATGTATTCGATACTCGTCCTGAGGTTAAAGAGCAAGTTCAATCTCTTGGCGCGAAATTTGTTGAGGTCGAAGGTGCAACTCACTCTGCAGCTGCAGGTGGTTATGCTGTAGAACAAACTGAAGACTACAAAAAACGCCAGCAAGAAGCGATCGAAAAATTCGCGGCTAAAGCTGATGTGATTATCACTACAGCTTTGATCCCAGGAAGAAAAGCTCCTATCATTATCACTAAAAAGATCGTGGATAGAATGAAGGCTGGATCCGTAGTAGTGGACCTTGCTTCTCCAAATGGAGGAAACTGCGAATACACTCAACATGGTAAGGTCGTATTAACTAAAAACGGAGTTTCCATAGTTGGTCACCAAAACCTGGCAGGTTCTCTTCCTTCAGATGCTTCCAGAATGTTCGCTAAGAACGTATTAAATTATCTGAAACTATTGGTTAAAGAGAAGAAGATTAACTTCGACTTGAATGACGAGGTTATCGCTTCTACAACGATCACTCACGAAGGAGAGATTCGTCACAAACTTACTTTGGATGCCTTAGGTGGTTCCAAACAAGAAGGGAAGAAGCCAGCGGCCAAGAAAAAGGCCTAA
- a CDS encoding OmpA family protein, which yields MFFYNQGKGLVLKRNHFLSSVLAGTLLFFLFSWDGSAQPVPTLLERNFGSPLNTQNVEYNPIISPDGRYLIFQSNRPGGEGEMDIWLSENANYKKRDGETDWKKPVNLNQDIWEQNKKELPSGEKKSKLFNTDKYEGGISIRFDESGNPEEIFLTSIRNVKADREGFDALDIYYTKRDEKTRRWSDLIAVSEINSNFNEKMPAVSPDGKFLIFSSDRPGGYGEYDLWVSYRNLSTGVWSSPINLGSEINSKSSEILPYIHPDGEQLYFSSNRENDRKKFSLYRSFLNLPGSGDTEDAEDKLTVSKTNLPHPVPETGSLEKLPHPFNLDTAEGIDSEGISFDHEGLWAYISSNRNGGQGQYDIYRFQVPENLRNSYDVSFQGLVLDGSEATMIGLDATIKISDSIGPSRTITSRRIGGDLSKGNPANYKTVLKTGRLYKVEISSPGFYPTEDKLDLRGNVERNKKVYKTYVLLPIKDEEKGKIVNTGDGDKGKGLNVVVVDATTKEPIAGATATVFTPKNRQGEILKYNSLSKNFHIELIPDTDFEIFAKAEKYISESVNILKKDIKPGSTISIALRKDSDVPVVLGTKLYFEFNKTEVTDAHRKQLDLIVDYLKKNPSDKIEIGGHTDNIASKEYNTRLSGNRARKVFDYVRSKGIQASRLKTRAYWYSRPDEDNSTEDGRAKNRRVDFRKL from the coding sequence ATGTTTTTTTACAATCAAGGAAAAGGACTAGTTCTAAAACGAAATCATTTTCTAAGTTCCGTACTTGCAGGAACTCTTCTGTTTTTTTTATTTTCCTGGGATGGATCCGCCCAACCTGTTCCTACACTTTTAGAAAGAAATTTCGGATCTCCTTTAAATACGCAAAATGTGGAATACAATCCTATCATAAGTCCTGACGGAAGATATTTGATCTTCCAATCCAATCGTCCGGGCGGAGAAGGAGAGATGGATATCTGGCTCTCCGAAAACGCCAACTATAAAAAGAGGGATGGAGAAACAGACTGGAAGAAACCGGTCAACCTGAACCAGGACATTTGGGAACAGAATAAAAAAGAACTTCCTTCTGGAGAAAAAAAGTCCAAACTATTTAATACGGATAAATACGAAGGTGGAATTTCTATCCGATTCGATGAATCCGGAAACCCCGAAGAAATTTTTCTAACTTCTATCCGGAACGTAAAAGCGGATAGAGAAGGTTTTGACGCATTAGATATTTATTATACTAAAAGAGATGAAAAGACAAGACGTTGGAGTGATTTGATCGCTGTCTCCGAGATCAATTCCAACTTTAATGAAAAGATGCCGGCAGTTTCTCCGGATGGAAAATTTCTAATCTTCTCTTCTGATCGTCCAGGCGGATACGGCGAATACGATCTCTGGGTAAGTTATCGAAATCTTTCTACTGGCGTTTGGTCCAGCCCGATCAATCTGGGCTCAGAGATTAATTCCAAGTCTAGTGAAATTCTTCCTTATATTCATCCGGATGGAGAACAATTATACTTCTCTTCTAATAGAGAAAATGATCGTAAAAAGTTTTCTTTGTATCGTAGTTTCTTAAATCTTCCAGGAAGCGGGGATACGGAAGATGCAGAAGACAAACTCACAGTTTCTAAAACAAATCTCCCTCATCCTGTTCCTGAAACTGGAAGTTTAGAAAAACTACCTCATCCATTTAATTTAGATACTGCAGAAGGAATCGATTCAGAAGGGATTTCTTTCGATCATGAAGGCCTCTGGGCATATATTTCCTCCAATCGAAATGGAGGACAGGGCCAATACGATATTTATAGATTCCAGGTACCTGAAAATCTGAGGAACTCCTATGATGTATCCTTCCAAGGATTGGTCTTAGATGGTTCAGAAGCCACAATGATCGGCTTAGATGCTACGATCAAAATTTCGGATAGTATAGGACCTTCTCGCACAATTACTTCCAGAAGGATCGGCGGCGATCTTTCTAAAGGAAACCCTGCTAACTATAAAACAGTTTTAAAAACCGGAAGATTATATAAGGTAGAAATTTCTTCTCCAGGATTTTATCCCACTGAAGACAAGCTAGACTTACGTGGTAACGTAGAAAGAAATAAGAAAGTTTATAAAACTTACGTGCTTCTTCCCATCAAAGATGAAGAGAAAGGTAAAATTGTTAATACTGGTGACGGAGATAAAGGAAAGGGACTTAATGTGGTAGTTGTAGATGCCACTACTAAAGAGCCAATTGCTGGAGCGACCGCTACAGTATTTACACCTAAGAATAGACAGGGAGAAATCTTAAAATACAACAGCTTGTCAAAAAATTTCCATATCGAGTTGATCCCTGACACTGATTTTGAAATCTTTGCAAAGGCTGAGAAATATATTTCCGAAAGTGTTAATATCTTGAAGAAAGATATCAAACCAGGCTCAACAATTTCTATAGCCTTGAGGAAAGATTCAGATGTACCAGTTGTTTTAGGTACTAAACTCTATTTTGAATTCAATAAGACTGAAGTAACAGATGCGCATCGCAAACAACTCGATCTGATTGTAGACTATCTCAAGAAGAATCCGTCGGATAAAATAGAGATTGGGGGCCATACAGATAATATAGCTTCCAAAGAATATAATACTCGCTTAAGCGGGAACAGAGCGCGGAAAGTTTTTGACTACGTTCGTAGCAAAGGAATCCAAGCTTCTAGGTTAAAAACCAGAGCATATTGGTATTCCAGACCTGATGAAGATAACTCTACCGAAGACGGAAGAGCTAAAAACAGGAGGGTCGACTTCCGCAAGCTATAG
- a CDS encoding M50 family metallopeptidase, which yields MENRFLRLALLLAIIVTLLSYWNHGWVSYLKDFVVFIHEAGHAIATLISGGSVQMIDLNGDEAGQTVASPTSGKSPFIFVVSAGYLGSCLVGGFLINRGFKGSLVRPTLLLLGGAVLLLTLKYTSSGGLAQRTGLLWGIFLLVSSFLPFGWDRLITVFLGTSVSLYSLYDLLDFTENVQNTDAGILAYWATGTSPGGTVPKSVLFLGYLIALLWSFFSVSIVFFSLKRAVAHRPILDETPGFDEGPVVGLDNPFPGEVTPEVLEWFLSRGLDLNGKPLPPEFMDIERIDG from the coding sequence ATGGAAAATCGTTTCCTAAGGCTTGCGCTATTACTCGCGATCATAGTGACTCTTCTTTCCTATTGGAATCATGGATGGGTTTCTTATCTAAAAGACTTTGTAGTTTTTATCCATGAAGCTGGACATGCCATCGCAACTTTGATATCAGGCGGTTCTGTTCAGATGATAGACCTGAATGGTGACGAAGCAGGGCAAACTGTTGCCTCTCCAACTTCCGGCAAAAGTCCTTTTATATTCGTTGTCTCTGCAGGTTATTTGGGTTCTTGTTTGGTCGGAGGATTTTTGATCAACAGAGGATTCAAAGGAAGTCTGGTCCGTCCCACTTTATTACTTTTGGGAGGGGCAGTTTTATTACTTACTTTAAAGTACACTTCTTCCGGAGGGCTTGCACAAAGAACTGGTTTGCTTTGGGGGATCTTTCTTTTGGTCTCTTCTTTTCTTCCATTCGGTTGGGATCGATTGATCACTGTGTTTTTAGGAACCAGTGTGAGTTTATATAGCCTTTACGATCTTTTAGATTTTACTGAGAACGTTCAGAATACAGATGCAGGTATCTTGGCATATTGGGCCACCGGAACCTCTCCAGGTGGAACTGTTCCGAAATCGGTTTTGTTCTTGGGATATTTGATTGCTCTGCTCTGGTCCTTTTTTAGCGTATCCATCGTATTCTTTTCATTGAAGCGTGCGGTAGCTCATCGTCCTATTTTGGATGAGACTCCTGGATTTGATGAAGGGCCGGTAGTTGGTTTGGACAATCCATTTCCAGGAGAAGTTACTCCTGAAGTATTGGAATGGTTTTTAAGCAGAGGTTTGGATTTGAACGGTAAACCTCTTCCACCGGAATTTATGGATATCGAGAGAATTGATGGCTAA
- a CDS encoding phosphatase PAP2 family protein, protein MFIREKIHSPLLNRTLSRINRGEIMLVLILPYLAYAAWQGILLYPWWIVIPYAGLVAYANDRFVLVLKKLIARKRPLITVAGKVDQNPDMKHSFPSAHASNSMTAALILVFLFGFPEWFLVLSLLAGIGRLLSLHHFPSDVLGGWLIGTCFGTLGLFLGRWLLPFLFGTT, encoded by the coding sequence ATGTTCATTCGCGAAAAGATCCATTCTCCTCTTCTGAACAGAACTCTCTCTAGGATCAACCGTGGAGAGATAATGTTAGTTCTTATTCTTCCTTATCTTGCATACGCAGCATGGCAGGGAATTCTTCTCTATCCTTGGTGGATTGTAATTCCGTATGCAGGCCTAGTTGCTTATGCAAATGATCGTTTTGTTTTAGTATTAAAGAAGTTAATCGCTCGCAAGAGACCCCTAATCACTGTTGCTGGGAAAGTAGATCAAAATCCGGATATGAAACATTCATTTCCATCTGCCCATGCATCTAATTCGATGACTGCGGCTTTGATCTTGGTATTTTTATTCGGTTTCCCGGAATGGTTTTTGGTGCTGAGTTTGCTGGCGGGGATCGGAAGATTATTATCTCTTCACCATTTTCCCTCCGATGTGCTCGGAGGGTGGTTGATAGGAACCTGTTTCGGGACCTTAGGCCTTTTTCTTGGCCGCTGGCTTCTTCCCTTCTTGTTTGGAACCACCTAA
- the folP gene encoding dihydropteroate synthase: METKMESNLLKGIQAEIFPPKPMLFGVLNITSDSFSDGGKYLKEDLALAKAKSLIEEGADVIDIGAQSSNVKAEPISEVMEWDRMKEIISELKKEKVAISIDTFRPYVIQKALEAGVNYINNIRGFVDPESLDLLKGASDKSTKYIAMFSQDHSIKASEFSDLRPETVVPFALEFFRKRTKTFQALGLADRLILDPGMGFFLSPDYKVSFAVLSRITEILSEFPNLMVSVTKKSFLGNALGGLSVEDRIVPTAISEMYLWSKGVPMIRTHSPKLFLLAMKTWEMSHGVYRP; the protein is encoded by the coding sequence ATGGAAACTAAGATGGAATCGAACCTTCTGAAAGGAATCCAGGCAGAAATTTTCCCCCCGAAACCGATGTTATTCGGGGTTTTGAACATAACCAGTGACTCATTTTCGGATGGGGGAAAATACCTGAAAGAGGACCTAGCTTTAGCCAAAGCAAAATCTTTAATAGAAGAAGGTGCCGATGTTATAGATATTGGAGCTCAGTCCTCCAATGTAAAAGCAGAGCCCATCTCAGAAGTTATGGAATGGGATAGAATGAAAGAGATTATCTCCGAACTTAAAAAGGAGAAGGTTGCAATCTCTATAGATACGTTCAGACCCTACGTCATCCAAAAGGCTTTGGAAGCAGGCGTAAATTATATCAATAATATCCGAGGATTCGTAGATCCTGAAAGTTTAGATTTGCTAAAAGGTGCAAGTGACAAGTCTACAAAATATATAGCAATGTTCTCCCAAGATCATTCCATCAAGGCTTCTGAATTTTCAGATCTAAGACCGGAGACAGTTGTGCCTTTTGCATTGGAATTTTTTAGAAAAAGAACAAAAACTTTCCAAGCTCTAGGATTGGCAGATCGTTTGATCTTAGATCCAGGAATGGGATTTTTTTTAAGTCCTGATTATAAGGTAAGCTTTGCTGTTCTTTCGAGAATCACAGAAATTCTTTCCGAATTCCCAAACCTTATGGTCTCCGTTACTAAAAAATCTTTTTTAGGAAATGCATTGGGTGGTTTATCTGTAGAAGATAGAATTGTTCCGACTGCGATCTCGGAAATGTATCTTTGGTCCAAAGGAGTTCCTATGATCAGAACTCATTCACCTAAACTATTTTTATTAGCAATGAAAACTTGGGAAATGTCCCACGGAGTTTATCGTCCATAA
- a CDS encoding DUF1577 domain-containing protein — MEVEYRSYLQSPRIWDTIKDPQKVGYILKEYVHNNGLFLKENPLKQELQILQTTPEGKIFLRMDPESLNEEGEITVYKTLSKHMEIGFKVESVNHEDGVVVCSPEYVRIAKDGRILPRIEGLQGKVVAHRFHMLKKEQDSTKVLGTSGQILLTDLHKNILSEYPYSRLVFPTGKELNFEQDLAKRTGKTIFIKDAISMDPLSQEEANGFNILDLKQELEDEMLLEDRTKVYRSGKIQSFAVYPIYYKDPSGSKLVALGYAETKDRILDPAILKKYAELEDVFNERIEDSNTLDVDIRQNVINASEGGILLEVTESQLVESFLHKPFFTADITFKMQAPLRFAFKIRHISQIGEIYLVGAEIVGSNDAKTNMTLLKKNLSFIKSV, encoded by the coding sequence ATGGAAGTCGAGTACCGATCTTACCTACAATCACCAAGAATATGGGATACCATTAAGGATCCGCAAAAAGTCGGTTATATTCTGAAAGAGTACGTACATAATAACGGGCTCTTTCTAAAAGAAAATCCTTTAAAACAAGAATTACAGATCCTACAAACTACTCCTGAAGGAAAAATTTTCCTTCGAATGGATCCTGAATCTCTGAACGAAGAAGGTGAGATCACAGTTTACAAAACCTTAAGTAAACACATGGAAATCGGCTTTAAAGTAGAATCTGTAAATCACGAGGACGGAGTAGTAGTCTGTTCTCCAGAATATGTAAGGATTGCCAAAGATGGCCGAATTCTACCAAGGATAGAAGGACTGCAGGGCAAAGTAGTAGCGCATAGATTCCATATGCTCAAGAAAGAACAGGATTCCACTAAAGTCCTTGGAACTTCCGGCCAGATCCTACTCACAGACTTACATAAGAATATTTTATCAGAGTATCCATATTCGAGATTGGTATTTCCAACTGGAAAAGAACTTAACTTTGAGCAGGATTTAGCAAAACGCACAGGCAAAACTATCTTTATAAAAGATGCGATCAGCATGGATCCTCTTTCCCAAGAAGAGGCAAACGGTTTCAATATTCTAGATCTAAAACAAGAATTAGAAGATGAAATGTTGCTAGAAGATAGAACTAAAGTTTATCGTTCCGGAAAGATACAATCTTTTGCAGTCTATCCGATCTATTACAAAGACCCTTCTGGATCAAAGCTCGTTGCTTTAGGTTATGCGGAGACTAAGGATAGAATTTTAGATCCTGCTATTCTAAAAAAATATGCAGAGTTAGAAGATGTCTTCAACGAAAGGATAGAAGACTCCAATACTTTGGATGTTGATATCCGTCAAAACGTGATCAACGCATCTGAAGGCGGTATTCTTTTAGAAGTAACCGAATCCCAGCTAGTCGAATCTTTTCTACATAAACCTTTCTTTACTGCAGATATAACTTTTAAGATGCAAGCGCCGTTGCGGTTTGCGTTTAAAATCCGACATATTTCTCAGATCGGGGAAATTTACCTGGTCGGTGCAGAAATAGTTGGCTCCAACGATGCCAAGACGAATATGACTCTATTAAAGAAGAATTTAAGCTTCATTAAGAGCGTCTAA